CGGACCACTTCCTTGGTCCGCTTCTTGTTGAACTTCTTTAAGAGCACATTGATCTGGGATTTAACTGTTGAAAGCTCCACCTGGCGGGAATCGGCGATCTCCGCCGGCCGCATGCCCTGGAGCAACAGGTTGAGGATCTCCTTTTCCGACGGCGTCAATTGGGAGAGGATATAGACCGATTGCAGCAGGTTGCTCTCGTTTTTGCGAATCCGCGAGAATTCATTGCGAATCTTGGCGGCGACTTCGGGCCGGATCGGCGAATGGCCCTGATGGGCCAGGCGGATGGCGGCGATGATCTCCTCCGGGGGACTGGATTTGAGCACATAATCCACGGCGCCGTTCTCGAAAGCGCTGAAGACGGTTTCATCATCCTCGTGGACCGTCAGAAAGACGATCTTGATCCCGGGCTGGGCGGCCAGAATCGCTTGGGCGGCCTCGATGCCGTCGCGTTTATGGTCCATTTCGATGTCCATCAGAACCACGTCGGGCTGCCACTCGGCGGCCAGTTGCACCGCTTGCCGGCCATTGGCGGCACCGGCCACGACCCGCAGATCCGCCTGCTGGTTGATGACAGCCGTAAAATGCTCCCGAAACACCGCTAGATCCTCGGCCACAATCACCCGGATGAGAGGGGTACCGCTCATAACGAATCGCTCCTCGCTGTTATTGCTCGATGACGGTGAATTCTGCCGGCCGCCGGACCGCTAGGAGCCGACGGAATAGACCGGCAGGAAAATATCGAACTGGCTGCCCTGGCCCACTTGGCTCTTGACCAGGATATGCCCGAAATGACCCTGGACGATCTGCTTGGCGTACGACAGGCCGACTCCCCAGTTTTTGGTACTGTTCTTGCTGGAAAAGAAGGGGTCGAAGATCTGCTGCAATTGCTCCTTGGCGATGCCGGCGCCGTTATCGCTGACCCGGATCACGCACCAGCGGTCTTCCACATAGCAGCGGATCGTCACCTGGCCCGGCCGGTCGGCGGGTATGGCCTCCAGCGCGTTGATCACGATGTTGGCCAGCGTCTCGCTGAGATGAAATTCGTCGGCCAGCAGCAGGCAGTGATCGTCGAGCCGGCTTTCCAGGCGGATGTGCTCCGGAACGGCCTTGATCCGGCGGAGCGTCTGCTGCAGCAGCTCCTCGTTGCTGAGCGGCCGCAATTCCAGGGACGAGGTTTTAAAGGATTGATAGAGCAGATCCAGGCGGGACAAGGTCTGCCCGACGATCTCCCCGATCTTGTCCAGATTTTGGACCACCGCTTCGGCGGCGGGGGCTGCTTCCGAGCGGGCCATCTGGCGGGTCTGGTCCACCAGGAGCTGGGTCATGAGCAGCTGGTTCTTCATGCCGTGAGTGAAGACGCGGACCCCCATGTTGGCGGTCTTGAGTTTGCGGGCCAGAAGCAGGTCGGGCTTGCCGAACTGCTCCTGGACCTCGGTATACTTCCAGATGGCGAAGATGCTCCAGATGGAGGTAAACCCGGTAAAGCCGATCCCGATGTACCAGTCCAGCGTGGTCAAGGGCGGATTGAAATTGGAGAAATCCCAATACAGAAAATAATAGGTCCGGGCGTCGGTCACCTGCAGCGGCCCCAGGAAAGCCAGGTAAAAATAGAAGGCCACCAGCGAAAAGACGCCCAGCAGAATGTGCTTGAGCCGGCTTTTGGCCCAGGGAATGGACATCCGGCGATAGCGCCAGACCATGACCGCCAGGGCGATGACGGTGGAGCCGATGACCCAGGCGCGGGTGATCAGGCTGATGACGAAGGTGGCGTTCCGCTCCATCAGGCCGAGCATCGAGCGGTAGACCAGCGGATCGTAAAACCACAGGTTCGCCAGGGGCAGGACGGCATTGAAGACATACTTGGACCAGATCTCGCTGAACGGCCGGTTATAGAAGAGCCGCAGCGACAGCCCGGTCAGGCTGAAAATAAAGATGGAACGGCCGACCGTGATCAGCCGGCTGATCCAGTCGATCGAAATGGGCGAGGTGAGCAATAGCTGGCGGATGCGATCATCCAGAAAGAGGACCAGATTGACATGGTAATAAAAGCCGCCGTATTTCGAGAAGAACAGGATCAACCCCGCCATGCTGAGAAACCATCCCACCAGCATCAGAGCCATCCAATACGCGGAGGGGTTTTTGGCTTTGACGATAAATAAGGCGATCGCCGCGACGATTAGGATTGTCAATAAAATGATCATGTTTTCCCTCGTCCTTATTATAACGAAAGGGCT
This Hydrogenispora ethanolica DNA region includes the following protein-coding sequences:
- a CDS encoding response regulator transcription factor, encoding MSGTPLIRVIVAEDLAVFREHFTAVINQQADLRVVAGAANGRQAVQLAAEWQPDVVLMDIEMDHKRDGIEAAQAILAAQPGIKIVFLTVHEDDETVFSAFENGAVDYVLKSSPPEEIIAAIRLAHQGHSPIRPEVAAKIRNEFSRIRKNESNLLQSVYILSQLTPSEKEILNLLLQGMRPAEIADSRQVELSTVKSQINVLLKKFNKKRTKEVVRLIKELNLNDLFYQHLNG
- a CDS encoding sensor histidine kinase, whose amino-acid sequence is MIILLTILIVAAIALFIVKAKNPSAYWMALMLVGWFLSMAGLILFFSKYGGFYYHVNLVLFLDDRIRQLLLTSPISIDWISRLITVGRSIFIFSLTGLSLRLFYNRPFSEIWSKYVFNAVLPLANLWFYDPLVYRSMLGLMERNATFVISLITRAWVIGSTVIALAVMVWRYRRMSIPWAKSRLKHILLGVFSLVAFYFYLAFLGPLQVTDARTYYFLYWDFSNFNPPLTTLDWYIGIGFTGFTSIWSIFAIWKYTEVQEQFGKPDLLLARKLKTANMGVRVFTHGMKNQLLMTQLLVDQTRQMARSEAAPAAEAVVQNLDKIGEIVGQTLSRLDLLYQSFKTSSLELRPLSNEELLQQTLRRIKAVPEHIRLESRLDDHCLLLADEFHLSETLANIVINALEAIPADRPGQVTIRCYVEDRWCVIRVSDNGAGIAKEQLQQIFDPFFSSKNSTKNWGVGLSYAKQIVQGHFGHILVKSQVGQGSQFDIFLPVYSVGS